The Komagataeibacter medellinensis NBRC 3288 genome contains a region encoding:
- a CDS encoding cell filamentation protein has product MSTGDPGRGYTYPTNSNDPDQQDVLRNRLDLRSRAALNRAEYRITSDRMIDIRLGSGPAGNFDAAHLKAIHQHLFGEIYEWAGHTRNERPVVDGRPVEPIEFMTKGSTTFLPGSRLDRGLAEAFRPIRDPDVLKGSELPRVLWRRFLSDLSG; this is encoded by the coding sequence ATGAGTACCGGCGATCCGGGGCGCGGTTATACCTATCCCACCAATTCCAACGATCCGGATCAACAGGATGTCTTGCGCAACCGGCTGGACCTACGGTCGCGCGCGGCACTCAATCGGGCCGAATACAGGATCACCAGTGACCGCATGATCGACATCCGGCTGGGTTCAGGCCCGGCCGGTAATTTCGATGCGGCGCACCTCAAAGCCATTCACCAGCATCTCTTCGGCGAGATTTACGAATGGGCCGGACATACGCGCAACGAGCGGCCCGTTGTGGATGGACGACCGGTCGAGCCCATCGAATTCATGACCAAGGGCAGCACGACTTTCCTGCCGGGTTCGAGGCTCGATCGCGGGCTGGCCGAGGCATTCCGGCCGATCCGTGATCCCGATGTCCTGAAGGGCTCTGAATTGCCCCGGGTTTTGTGGAGACGTTTTTTATCTGATTTAAGCGGCTAA
- a CDS encoding antitoxin VbhA family protein, translating to MGQTLSARPISAEESAQRRRAVEEARAANYRQGYVHDPVLEEANERYIRGVISLEDLRREMRDAIRAGR from the coding sequence ATGGGACAGACCCTTTCCGCCAGACCGATCAGCGCAGAAGAATCCGCGCAGCGTCGTCGCGCCGTCGAGGAAGCCCGGGCGGCAAACTACCGGCAGGGATACGTCCATGATCCGGTTCTTGAAGAGGCGAACGAACGCTATATCCGGGGCGTGATTTCGCTCGAAGACCTGCGCCGCGAGATGCGCGACGCCATCCGGGCCGGTCGCTAA
- a CDS encoding DUF2726 domain-containing protein, with protein sequence MQEPPEQNQTGREAILRKRYQPKALLSDWERRALLAFRAQIPAGHYVCPQVRLAELVSIVVDPRRFPEALNRVAGKSLDFVVIELATGRPVLAIELDDRSHQQRQRQDRDRFVNDLMEALNIPLRRFTPSMTLDVSGHFAPGPSARQVLARPAR encoded by the coding sequence GTGCAGGAACCGCCCGAGCAGAACCAGACAGGGCGGGAAGCTATCCTGCGCAAACGCTATCAGCCCAAAGCCCTTCTATCGGATTGGGAACGCCGTGCCCTTCTTGCCTTTCGGGCGCAGATTCCGGCCGGACACTATGTCTGCCCGCAGGTGCGGCTTGCGGAGCTGGTAAGCATCGTGGTCGATCCACGCCGCTTTCCCGAGGCGTTGAATCGGGTAGCCGGTAAAAGTCTCGATTTCGTGGTGATCGAACTGGCGACGGGGCGGCCGGTCCTTGCCATCGAACTCGATGATAGAAGCCACCAGCAGCGACAGCGGCAGGACCGCGACCGCTTCGTCAACGATCTGATGGAAGCCCTCAACATTCCGTTGCGACGCTTTACACCGTCGATGACGCTCGACGTTTCCGGGCACTTCGCGCCCGGTCCGTCAGCGCGTCAGGTACTCGCGCGGCCAGCGCGCTAA
- a CDS encoding IS3 family transposase (programmed frameshift): MSNKSKRFPPEFRDRAARMVLEEEKNHPSRWSAVMMIAPKLDIHPDTLSKWTRLHERANAPAVSDLPDREKIRQLERENRELRQANEILRKASAYFCPGGARPHLQAMTRFIEEHRQTYGVGSICRVLSIAPSAYYATVARQKNPCVRSQKDKELCDDIRRVWNNNFCVYGARKVWHQLRREGLDVARCTVERLMRRMGLKGVIRGKGVRTTRPDPQRPCPQDLVQRQFHAPAPNRLWVSDFTYVSTWQGFVYVAFIIDVFARVIVGWRVSSTAHTDFVLDALEQALCQRRPEGKVTHHSDRGCQYVSIRYTQRLAEAGLVASVGSVGDSYDNALAETINGLYKTELIYRQGPWKNREAVELATLKWVDWFNNRRLLSSIGNIPPAEAEARFYAQQKSHALAA, translated from the exons ATGAGCAATAAATCGAAGCGTTTTCCGCCTGAGTTTCGTGACCGTGCAGCCCGCATGGTTCTGGAGGAAGAGAAGAACCATCCTTCGCGGTGGTCTGCAGTGATGATGATAGCGCCAAAGCTGGATATTCATCCTGACACGCTGTCAAAATGGACCCGTCTGCATGAACGTGCCAATGCGCCTGCGGTGAGTGACCTGCCTGATCGAGAGAAGATCAGGCAACTGGAGCGAGAGAATCGCGAATTGCGGCAGGCCAATGAAATCCTGCGTAAGGCGTCGGCATATT TTTGCCCAGGCGGAGCTCGACCGCATCTTCAAGCCATGACACGCTTCATTGAGGAGCACCGGCAGACATATGGTGTCGGGTCAATCTGCAGGGTTCTGTCGATTGCACCATCTGCCTATTATGCAACTGTTGCCAGACAGAAAAATCCGTGTGTGCGCAGCCAGAAAGACAAAGAACTGTGCGATGACATCCGTAGAGTGTGGAATAATAATTTCTGCGTCTATGGAGCGCGCAAGGTCTGGCATCAGCTCAGACGTGAAGGTCTGGATGTCGCCCGCTGCACGGTAGAGCGGCTGATGCGCCGGATGGGGCTGAAAGGCGTCATTCGTGGCAAGGGGGTCAGAACCACACGGCCTGATCCGCAACGTCCGTGTCCGCAGGATCTGGTGCAGCGCCAGTTTCATGCTCCTGCCCCCAACAGACTCTGGGTTTCGGATTTTACTTACGTTTCCACATGGCAGGGCTTTGTTTATGTGGCCTTCATCATTGATGTATTCGCACGGGTTATTGTGGGTTGGCGCGTCTCCTCAACGGCTCATACCGACTTCGTGCTGGATGCTCTCGAGCAGGCTCTGTGCCAGAGGCGACCTGAGGGAAAAGTGACCCACCATTCCGACCGCGGCTGTCAATATGTGTCCATTCGTTACACGCAAAGACTGGCTGAAGCGGGGCTCGTTGCTTCTGTCGGCAGTGTTGGGGATTCCTATGATAACGCCTTAGCAGAGACCATTAACGGACTTTACAAAACCGAACTCATCTATCGGCAGGGGCCATGGAAAAACAGGGAAGCTGTTGAACTGGCAACACTTAAATGGGTCGACTGGTTCAATAATCGGCGGCTCCTGTCCTCCATTGGAAACATCCCGCCAGCAGAAGCTGAGGCACGCTTTTATGCACAACAGAAATCACATGCATTAGCCGCTTAA
- a CDS encoding DUF7673 family protein translates to MTAKQDNERAALARLIKIAKGDTGQSRRVADFLLAWWNAGSCGSFDLTSLWALDRAIVEDMTVVFGLIGQAGNYPDQLDRALGQEFAAIIAQWRSACHPTSAFAVPLMTCATMRGTASFVMAQRAVSRTSR, encoded by the coding sequence ATGACCGCGAAACAGGACAATGAACGGGCGGCGCTGGCACGCCTGATTAAAATTGCAAAGGGTGACACCGGACAATCGCGGCGTGTCGCGGATTTCCTGCTGGCATGGTGGAATGCAGGATCGTGCGGATCGTTTGATCTCACGTCGCTATGGGCGCTCGATAGGGCCATCGTGGAAGATATGACAGTCGTTTTCGGTCTGATTGGTCAGGCCGGCAATTACCCCGATCAGCTCGATCGTGCCCTTGGCCAGGAATTCGCCGCGATCATCGCGCAATGGCGATCGGCCTGTCATCCCACGTCCGCCTTCGCGGTTCCTCTCATGACATGCGCCACCATGAGGGGAACCGCGTCTTTCGTCATGGCGCAGCGAGCAGTGTCCCGTACGTCCCGATGA
- the mobF gene encoding MobF family relaxase gives MLTYRTGAAGATSAAKAMSEHLLQQTLPPEMAVMAEYYAQGVRPPTPAEAAATRYAGTTSGMDDLADTLAMEIDRLREATSDSDNVLAVRAAGTFVAANLIDRAKAEELLQQRAVPFTADALDSEIRNASAARDYSSATAIPRRDMNPELAARLGIDPTKGLTPAEVAHLLNGQRADGQDIPGKTKRSATEAIGKIFEMDESRLPTRSELEAVLAGKTVSGGDIPAKKAERAVRRFTAVLGADAASLTNDQRENILSGRMADGQELSVSEYHERMDTSRARIGYVDFTFSAPKSVSVAWAFAPTEAERGIILQAHHDAIASTMQEVEKVIGRARKGDAGKDGWDPASIGWVSFDHYTARPTVEVIRTDDQGEVFTELHTLRQGGGRVPGDMQLHTHTAILNAALTDEGRMGGLWLDQLNGKVKEWGAVYQAHLATNLRKQGVDMVLDERTEMGRVAAIPESVCEQFSRRTLSGTAAARAYAAGQGLDWDTLDAKRKIGLIKQGVQDPRGAKSDDLTDMASWQRTAAEIGYKHRSILRPDEIASERDRAERLEHAYEAAQHVFDKQLQQRASLDCSDARIAAAKGLIAAGIDTAADINAVTAAMRNRGVRQHGRQTSLIWGEVKDPEGRERVGITTALHESEERDLIRMTREAAKDRSGALTDKQIDQAVKAHPELSFESAHGQAQRTMMEDLGKGGQVVVGIGVAGSGKTTLLKPLVTAWKQQGRDVHGIALAWRQSDDLSATGMEVAKTRALESFLRRIDSGKLKLTKKSVVVVDELSLLGTRQLNDILRKREDIGFKLVMIGDPKQMQSVEAGAVIELLQRGLGKENIPLLGTSTRQIQQEERETTLMFRNGQTEEAVKRKAENGTLRVAPGGYEEAIKAVVDLWQQRRTENADRDKYTLSISTPTNADAHNISRAIRDRRRELGEISADLITIKAQATGENTSYDLSLARGDKVRLFQRTNARFLDTNSGGNLGRNGTVVEVRDVREEGLVLRGANGRNGLVKWDSLKEKETGRFLLSYGDAMTTNTSQGVTVTEHIFAIPAGSRNVTAFGAYTSSSRHREQTFMVTSDGAERSEIAGRRPLGDQRTITATDVLKNIIRNFERQPEKETAHALLERAENIRRGTVRAMQQTKQGLEAREGEGKQRATLAGRFSTRRHEQKASEGLKNTAEAMKDRNGMMDRLREMTKALKAKVRTILSRKTEAKAQEKQKKRRSARL, from the coding sequence ATGCTGACCTATCGGACAGGCGCGGCCGGGGCCACGTCCGCCGCCAAGGCCATGAGCGAGCACCTGCTTCAGCAGACCCTTCCGCCCGAGATGGCCGTGATGGCGGAGTACTACGCGCAGGGTGTAAGACCCCCGACCCCGGCCGAGGCCGCTGCCACCCGCTATGCCGGCACCACGAGCGGGATGGATGACCTGGCCGACACGCTGGCAATGGAAATCGACCGCCTGCGAGAAGCCACGTCCGATTCGGACAACGTGCTGGCAGTCCGCGCAGCCGGAACCTTCGTGGCGGCCAATCTGATCGACCGGGCCAAAGCCGAGGAATTGTTGCAGCAACGCGCCGTGCCCTTCACTGCCGACGCACTTGATAGCGAGATCCGCAACGCCAGCGCCGCCCGCGACTACAGCAGTGCGACAGCCATCCCACGCCGGGACATGAATCCCGAATTGGCCGCACGACTTGGGATCGACCCCACGAAGGGCCTGACACCGGCCGAAGTCGCTCACCTTCTGAACGGGCAACGAGCAGACGGACAGGATATTCCGGGGAAGACGAAAAGATCGGCCACGGAAGCAATCGGCAAAATCTTCGAGATGGATGAAAGCCGATTGCCCACGAGATCCGAACTGGAAGCCGTTCTGGCGGGCAAGACGGTTTCTGGCGGCGATATACCTGCTAAGAAAGCTGAACGGGCTGTACGGCGTTTTACGGCCGTCCTTGGTGCCGATGCGGCCAGCCTGACCAATGACCAACGCGAAAACATCCTGTCCGGGCGTATGGCCGACGGGCAGGAGTTGAGTGTGTCCGAATATCACGAGCGCATGGACACCAGTCGCGCCCGGATCGGGTATGTGGATTTCACCTTTTCCGCCCCCAAATCGGTTTCCGTTGCATGGGCATTCGCCCCGACAGAAGCCGAGCGCGGAATCATCCTTCAGGCACATCACGACGCGATCGCCTCAACCATGCAGGAAGTGGAAAAGGTGATCGGACGTGCGCGGAAAGGCGACGCCGGAAAAGATGGCTGGGACCCCGCATCCATCGGCTGGGTGTCCTTCGATCATTATACGGCACGGCCGACCGTTGAGGTCATCCGGACAGACGACCAGGGCGAGGTCTTTACCGAGCTGCATACGCTCCGTCAGGGAGGGGGCCGGGTGCCAGGCGATATGCAGCTCCACACGCATACTGCCATTCTGAACGCGGCACTGACCGACGAGGGCCGCATGGGCGGCCTGTGGCTCGATCAGCTTAACGGCAAGGTCAAGGAGTGGGGCGCCGTCTATCAGGCCCACCTAGCGACGAACCTGCGCAAGCAGGGGGTCGATATGGTGCTGGACGAGCGGACGGAAATGGGCAGGGTTGCAGCCATTCCCGAGAGTGTCTGTGAACAGTTCAGCCGCCGCACACTTTCAGGAACGGCCGCCGCGCGTGCCTATGCGGCAGGGCAGGGCCTTGATTGGGATACCCTCGATGCCAAGCGCAAAATCGGCCTTATCAAGCAAGGGGTGCAAGATCCGCGCGGCGCGAAGTCGGACGATCTTACCGACATGGCCTCATGGCAGCGTACGGCCGCAGAGATCGGATACAAGCACCGGAGCATTCTCCGGCCCGATGAAATCGCATCCGAGCGCGATCGGGCCGAGCGCCTGGAACACGCCTATGAAGCTGCACAGCATGTCTTTGACAAGCAGCTTCAGCAGCGCGCATCTCTTGACTGTTCTGATGCCCGGATCGCCGCCGCCAAAGGATTGATCGCAGCGGGGATCGACACAGCAGCCGACATCAACGCCGTGACCGCAGCCATGCGCAATCGCGGCGTCCGCCAGCACGGACGTCAAACCTCCCTGATTTGGGGAGAAGTCAAAGACCCGGAAGGCAGAGAGCGGGTCGGAATCACGACCGCCCTTCACGAAAGCGAAGAGCGCGACCTGATCCGCATGACGCGCGAGGCCGCGAAGGATCGAAGCGGCGCGCTCACGGACAAGCAGATTGACCAGGCCGTCAAGGCCCATCCCGAACTCAGTTTCGAGAGCGCGCACGGGCAGGCCCAACGCACGATGATGGAGGATCTAGGGAAGGGCGGTCAGGTCGTCGTGGGGATCGGCGTTGCAGGTTCAGGAAAAACCACACTCCTGAAGCCGCTCGTAACCGCGTGGAAGCAGCAGGGCCGGGACGTTCACGGCATCGCCTTGGCCTGGCGACAGTCCGACGATCTGTCTGCTACGGGTATGGAAGTCGCCAAGACCCGCGCTCTGGAATCCTTCCTGCGCCGGATCGACAGCGGCAAGCTCAAACTCACCAAGAAATCCGTCGTCGTCGTTGACGAACTCAGCCTCCTGGGCACACGCCAGCTCAATGACATCCTCAGGAAGCGAGAGGACATCGGCTTCAAGCTGGTGATGATCGGCGACCCGAAACAGATGCAGTCCGTTGAGGCGGGCGCGGTTATCGAATTACTGCAACGAGGGCTGGGCAAGGAAAACATACCCCTCTTGGGGACGTCCACGCGCCAGATTCAGCAGGAAGAGCGCGAAACCACCCTTATGTTTCGCAACGGGCAAACCGAGGAAGCCGTCAAGCGGAAGGCGGAAAATGGAACCCTGCGTGTTGCACCGGGAGGCTACGAGGAAGCCATCAAGGCCGTGGTCGATCTCTGGCAGCAACGCCGTACGGAGAATGCCGATCGCGACAAATACACCCTTTCGATCTCCACCCCGACGAATGCTGACGCCCACAACATCAGCCGCGCGATCCGTGATCGCCGGCGTGAGCTTGGGGAGATCAGCGCGGATCTGATTACCATCAAGGCACAGGCTACCGGAGAAAATACCTCCTATGACCTGTCCCTGGCACGCGGCGACAAGGTTCGCCTGTTCCAGCGGACAAATGCCCGCTTCCTCGACACCAATTCAGGCGGGAATCTCGGCCGCAACGGCACTGTGGTTGAAGTCCGTGACGTACGCGAAGAGGGGCTGGTTCTGCGAGGGGCCAATGGTCGGAATGGACTGGTAAAATGGGACTCCCTCAAGGAGAAGGAAACCGGTCGGTTTCTGCTATCCTATGGGGACGCGATGACCACCAATACCAGCCAGGGTGTCACCGTCACCGAGCATATTTTTGCCATTCCGGCCGGGTCACGGAATGTCACGGCGTTCGGTGCTTACACTTCGTCCAGCCGACACCGGGAGCAGACCTTTATGGTCACATCGGATGGCGCTGAACGGAGCGAGATTGCCGGCCGACGGCCTCTGGGGGATCAGCGTACAATTACCGCAACCGATGTCCTGAAAAATATCATCCGGAACTTCGAGCGCCAGCCCGAAAAAGAGACAGCACACGCCCTTCTGGAACGAGCGGAAAATATCCGGCGTGGCACCGTACGCGCTATGCAGCAGACAAAACAGGGTCTGGAAGCGCGGGAAGGAGAGGGCAAGCAACGTGCTACTCTGGCAGGCCGCTTCTCAACCCGCCGGCACGAGCAGAAGGCATCCGAGGGCCTTAAAAACACGGCTGAAGCCATGAAGGACCGAAACGGTATGATGGATCGGTTGCGTGAGATGACCAAAGCCTTGAAAGCGAAGGTCAGAACCATTCTCTCACGCAAAACCGAAGCCAAAGCGCAGGAAAAACAAAAGAAACGGC
- a CDS encoding P-loop NTPase family protein — MSDTKSGNKNPAPAAKKPVQPAKFDLNQTLAQEPVFDVKPFTPRKVEEAEPVIAEGMDLSGKTKIVFVNGRGKTGKTTFLRWAAERALLGNRPILMADLDPTNASFSSYFQDVARPNTDDPAGVAQWMQRFIEYAVENQTTAVLDLGGGDTTLRETAAEMPGFASAIAEAGAVPVLISLVGSQVDDLAPIATLRDRGFSPDARAIVFNEASKEIGHTRDQSFGRLLTSAVVVDEVTDGAVPLWMPRLNAAAAVESRRSLFSAARDGLTTPPLGMFDRSKVRTWLEAMDRRFAGIMSWLP; from the coding sequence ATGAGCGACACGAAATCAGGCAACAAAAACCCTGCGCCTGCTGCCAAGAAGCCGGTCCAGCCTGCGAAGTTCGATCTGAACCAGACACTCGCGCAGGAACCGGTCTTTGACGTTAAACCCTTCACGCCGCGTAAGGTCGAAGAAGCCGAGCCGGTGATTGCCGAGGGCATGGACCTGAGCGGCAAGACGAAGATCGTCTTCGTCAACGGGCGCGGCAAGACCGGCAAGACCACATTCCTGCGCTGGGCGGCCGAGCGTGCTCTGCTGGGCAACCGGCCGATCCTCATGGCGGATCTGGACCCAACCAATGCGTCGTTCTCGTCGTATTTTCAGGACGTGGCGCGACCGAACACAGACGATCCGGCAGGCGTTGCGCAGTGGATGCAGCGGTTCATCGAATACGCGGTCGAAAACCAGACAACGGCGGTTCTCGATCTTGGCGGCGGCGACACCACGCTGCGCGAGACGGCGGCCGAAATGCCGGGTTTCGCATCAGCGATTGCCGAGGCCGGCGCGGTTCCCGTCCTGATCTCGCTGGTCGGGTCGCAGGTCGATGATCTGGCCCCGATTGCAACACTGCGCGATCGCGGGTTTTCGCCGGACGCGCGGGCGATCGTGTTCAACGAGGCATCCAAGGAAATCGGTCACACGCGCGATCAGTCATTCGGCCGCCTGCTGACAAGCGCCGTGGTCGTGGATGAAGTCACGGACGGGGCGGTCCCGCTGTGGATGCCCCGGCTCAATGCGGCGGCAGCCGTCGAAAGCCGCCGGAGCCTGTTCAGCGCCGCGCGCGACGGCCTGACCACGCCTCCCCTCGGGATGTTCGACCGCTCAAAGGTCCGGACATGGCTCGAAGCGATGGACCGCCGGTTTGCTGGGATCATGTCATGGCTTCCGTAA
- a CDS encoding single-stranded DNA-binding protein yields MFPSINLSGRVGKDATRKTFGNGGGYVVFRVACSKNVRSQQSETGWRELTEWVEVRVDLRQEKRAEYVEKNATQGRQVEVRGDLRSATFRPQGATNDVTIWYVDPTDFEFKGRPAQQRGQGADAPPADQWEGEDPFDRK; encoded by the coding sequence ATGTTCCCATCCATCAATCTCTCTGGTCGTGTTGGCAAGGATGCGACGCGCAAGACGTTCGGCAACGGCGGCGGATATGTGGTTTTCCGCGTAGCGTGCTCGAAGAATGTGCGTTCGCAGCAGTCCGAAACCGGCTGGCGCGAGCTGACCGAATGGGTCGAAGTCCGCGTCGATCTCCGGCAGGAGAAGCGCGCCGAGTATGTCGAAAAGAATGCGACACAGGGGCGGCAGGTTGAGGTCCGGGGCGATCTGCGTTCGGCCACTTTCCGGCCGCAGGGCGCAACCAATGATGTCACGATCTGGTACGTCGATCCGACGGATTTCGAATTCAAGGGCCGTCCCGCACAGCAGCGCGGGCAGGGGGCCGATGCTCCACCGGCCGACCAGTGGGAGGGAGAAGATCCGTTCGACCGGAAATAA
- a CDS encoding cell filamentation protein: MSELNFVHPFREGNGRVQEAFIATLGQKYGHDVDFSVITKPRMLAASIAGADDPANPAMRHLVEDATDRGRVAALRTAFEHLRQQGAEPLAQDVRTARPGEQITGVLVATDTHSSSVNTGKGIIVVPTQDLGRQKAAAGDDVTVTVKSGFSAAAADRTAQEKPATSQRAASYWSGQVQKGQGARSSPAGVMKEPDASAAKPRGPKLR; this comes from the coding sequence ATGTCCGAGCTTAATTTTGTCCATCCTTTCCGCGAGGGAAATGGGCGGGTTCAGGAAGCCTTCATCGCCACGCTTGGGCAGAAGTACGGGCATGATGTCGATTTCTCCGTTATCACCAAGCCGCGAATGCTGGCCGCCTCCATCGCGGGTGCTGATGACCCTGCCAACCCGGCCATGCGTCATCTGGTCGAGGACGCGACGGACCGGGGAAGGGTGGCCGCCCTTCGGACAGCGTTTGAGCATCTGCGACAACAGGGTGCGGAGCCTTTGGCCCAGGACGTGCGGACCGCGCGTCCCGGCGAACAGATCACGGGCGTACTGGTCGCCACAGATACGCACAGCAGCAGCGTGAACACGGGAAAGGGCATCATCGTTGTACCGACGCAAGATCTCGGCCGCCAGAAGGCGGCCGCCGGCGACGACGTGACCGTGACTGTCAAATCCGGGTTCTCCGCAGCAGCGGCAGACCGCACAGCGCAGGAAAAGCCCGCCACCAGCCAGCGCGCTGCAAGCTACTGGTCCGGCCAGGTGCAGAAAGGGCAGGGTGCGCGATCCAGCCCCGCAGGCGTTATGAAGGAACCGGACGCGTCCGCGGCCAAACCGCGAGGCCCGAAGCTCCGCTAA